The proteins below come from a single Paroceanicella profunda genomic window:
- a CDS encoding Gfo/Idh/MocA family protein — translation MSKEPWKVAVVGLGKIANDQHLPSIARLPDYTFAASVSRSGGVEGVENFTELDALLAARPDIEVISLCVPPQVRYEMARAALEAGRHVMLEKPPGATLGEVEDLSSLAAERGLVLYATWHSRHAPAVGPAKAWIAERSPSAVRINWKEDVREWHPGQQWIWEPGGLGVFDPGINALSMLTAIWPMPIRLVSAELGFPENRATPIRADLALRDPAGTPMEVAFDWAHEGPPLWDLEVDASGETLKLSGGGKRMEVDGRLVLEEPEAEYDGLYREFAGLLDTGARNVDVTPLRIVADAFLTGRITHTAPFHD, via the coding sequence ATGAGCAAGGAGCCCTGGAAGGTCGCTGTCGTTGGCCTCGGCAAGATCGCCAACGACCAGCACCTGCCCTCCATCGCCCGGCTGCCGGACTACACGTTCGCCGCCTCGGTGAGCCGGTCGGGCGGCGTGGAGGGAGTGGAGAACTTCACCGAGCTGGACGCGCTGCTTGCCGCGCGCCCGGACATCGAGGTGATCTCGCTCTGCGTGCCGCCGCAGGTGCGCTACGAGATGGCCCGCGCGGCGCTGGAGGCCGGGCGGCACGTGATGCTGGAAAAACCCCCCGGCGCCACGCTGGGGGAGGTGGAGGACCTCTCCTCCCTCGCCGCCGAGCGCGGGTTGGTGCTCTATGCCACCTGGCATTCGCGCCACGCCCCCGCCGTGGGACCGGCGAAGGCCTGGATCGCGGAGCGCAGCCCTTCGGCCGTGCGCATCAACTGGAAGGAGGACGTGCGCGAGTGGCACCCCGGCCAGCAGTGGATCTGGGAGCCCGGCGGGCTGGGGGTCTTCGACCCCGGCATCAACGCGCTCTCGATGCTGACCGCGATCTGGCCGATGCCGATCCGCCTCGTCTCCGCCGAGCTGGGCTTCCCGGAGAACCGCGCCACCCCCATCCGCGCCGACCTCGCCCTGCGCGACCCGGCGGGAACCCCGATGGAGGTCGCCTTCGACTGGGCGCATGAGGGCCCGCCGCTGTGGGACCTGGAGGTGGACGCCTCCGGCGAGACGCTGAAGCTCTCGGGCGGCGGCAAGCGCATGGAGGTTGACGGGCGGCTGGTGCTCGAGGAACCGGAGGCAGAATACGACGGTCTTTACCGCGAATTCGCCGGCCTCCTTGACACCGGCGCCCGGAATGTCGACGTCACACCCTTGCGCATCGTCGCCGATGCCTTCCTGACCGGCCGGATCACCCACACCGCGCCGTTCCACGACTGA
- a CDS encoding SMP-30/gluconolactonase/LRE family protein, with protein sequence MSGAPEIRALGAPAATLGEGPSCDPLTGVVTWFDILGKTLYEHDPEAGTTRTHALPMRCSALAAVDAERQLVVSEAGLFLRDRASGALSLHRPLEADRPDTRSNDSRTHPSGAFWIGTMGIDAAPGAGAIYWYRAGEIRRLFDAITVPNAICFSPDGRTGYFTDTPTGIINRVALDPATGLPVGAPDPFDTGHGRGEPDGAVVDADGCLWVARWDGGCLEHLSPEGALIATIDLPVTRPTCPVFFGAGAGRMILTSAREGLGPDALAATPQAGCSFEIRLATPFSGKLDAPVALAP encoded by the coding sequence ATGAGCGGCGCGCCGGAGATCCGTGCCCTCGGCGCTCCGGCGGCGACCCTGGGCGAAGGCCCCTCCTGCGACCCCCTCACGGGGGTCGTGACCTGGTTCGACATCCTCGGCAAGACGCTCTACGAGCATGACCCGGAGGCCGGCACCACCCGCACCCACGCGTTGCCGATGCGCTGCAGCGCCCTCGCGGCGGTGGACGCGGAACGCCAGCTCGTGGTGTCGGAAGCCGGCCTGTTCCTGCGTGACCGCGCCAGTGGCGCGCTGAGCCTGCACCGCCCGCTGGAGGCGGACCGGCCGGACACCCGCTCCAACGATTCCCGCACCCACCCCTCCGGCGCCTTCTGGATCGGCACCATGGGGATCGACGCGGCCCCCGGCGCCGGGGCGATCTACTGGTACCGCGCGGGGGAGATCCGCCGCCTGTTCGACGCCATCACCGTGCCGAACGCCATCTGCTTCTCGCCCGACGGGCGCACCGGCTATTTCACCGACACCCCGACCGGCATCATCAACCGTGTCGCCCTTGACCCGGCCACCGGCCTGCCCGTCGGCGCCCCGGACCCCTTCGACACCGGCCACGGCCGGGGCGAGCCGGACGGCGCGGTGGTTGACGCGGACGGCTGCCTCTGGGTGGCGCGCTGGGACGGCGGCTGCCTGGAGCACCTCTCGCCCGAGGGCGCGCTGATCGCCACCATCGACCTGCCGGTGACCCGGCCCACTTGCCCGGTGTTCTTCGGGGCGGGGGCGGGGCGGATGATCCTCACCTCGGCGCGCGAGGGGCTGGGCCCGGACGCCCTTGCCGCCACGCCGCAGGCCGGGTGCAGCTTCGAGATCCGCCTCGCCACGCCCTTCTCCGGCAAGCTGGACGCGCCGGTGGCACTCGCGCCCTGA
- a CDS encoding aldehyde dehydrogenase (NADP(+)), which translates to MTDSYIPTGRHLIAGEWITSPATFESDPVSGPKATISLATAADVDSAVQAAEEAFWTYGYTTREERAVFLEKIAEEIEARGAKITDIGTRETGLPAGRLEGERGRTTGQLRLFAAHIRKGDYLDRRYDKALPDRQPMARPDIRLMERPLGPVGVFGASNFPLAFSTAGGDTASALAAGCPVVVKGHPAHPGTGEIVAEAIDAAIRACGLPAGVFSLVQSNTREAGEALVQHPLITAVGFTGSLGGGRALYNLACARPNPIPFYGELGSVNPMFVLPEALAARGTEIASGWAGSLTMGVGQFCTNPGVAVLLDGADADAFEKEAGAVLSGTDAQPMLVGGIADAYRSGRDMLAGQEGVRQALCSSGEGRRNAPDLLVTTGEAFLADPKLHTEVFGPLGLMVRAADAGEMLDIARSLEGQLTCTLQMDAGDTELAGDLMPVLERKAGRILANGFPTGVEVCDAMMHGGPYPAATSHTTSVGTLAIRRFLRPVSYQNIPEGLLPADLQGSAE; encoded by the coding sequence ATGACAGACAGCTACATCCCCACCGGCCGGCATCTGATTGCCGGGGAGTGGATCACCTCCCCCGCCACCTTCGAGTCCGACCCGGTGAGCGGGCCGAAGGCCACCATCAGCCTCGCCACCGCGGCCGACGTGGACAGCGCTGTTCAGGCGGCCGAGGAAGCCTTCTGGACCTATGGCTACACCACGCGGGAGGAGCGCGCGGTCTTCCTGGAAAAGATCGCCGAGGAGATCGAGGCGCGCGGCGCGAAGATCACCGATATCGGCACCCGCGAGACCGGCCTGCCCGCCGGGCGCCTGGAGGGCGAGCGCGGCCGCACCACCGGCCAGCTCCGCCTGTTCGCAGCGCATATCCGCAAGGGCGATTACCTGGACCGCCGCTACGACAAGGCCCTGCCCGACCGCCAGCCGATGGCGCGCCCGGACATCCGGCTGATGGAGCGCCCGCTCGGCCCCGTGGGCGTGTTCGGCGCCTCGAACTTCCCGCTCGCCTTCTCCACCGCGGGCGGTGACACCGCCTCCGCCCTCGCCGCCGGCTGCCCGGTGGTCGTGAAGGGCCACCCGGCGCATCCCGGCACCGGCGAGATCGTGGCCGAGGCCATCGACGCGGCCATCCGCGCCTGCGGCCTGCCGGCCGGCGTGTTCTCTCTCGTGCAGTCCAACACCCGTGAGGCCGGCGAGGCGCTGGTCCAGCACCCGCTGATCACTGCCGTTGGCTTCACCGGCTCGCTCGGCGGCGGACGCGCGCTCTACAACCTCGCCTGCGCCCGGCCGAACCCCATCCCGTTCTACGGTGAGCTCGGCTCGGTGAACCCGATGTTCGTGCTGCCCGAGGCGCTTGCCGCGCGCGGCACCGAGATCGCCTCCGGCTGGGCCGGCTCGCTCACCATGGGCGTGGGGCAGTTCTGCACCAATCCCGGCGTGGCCGTGCTGCTCGACGGCGCCGATGCCGATGCCTTCGAGAAGGAAGCCGGCGCCGTGCTCTCGGGCACCGATGCCCAGCCGATGCTGGTCGGCGGCATTGCCGATGCCTACCGCTCGGGCCGCGACATGCTGGCCGGACAGGAGGGCGTGCGTCAGGCGCTGTGTTCCTCCGGCGAGGGCCGCCGCAACGCGCCCGACCTGCTGGTGACCACCGGTGAGGCCTTCCTCGCCGATCCGAAGCTGCACACGGAAGTGTTCGGCCCGCTGGGCCTGATGGTCCGCGCCGCCGACGCGGGCGAGATGCTCGACATCGCGCGCAGCCTCGAGGGCCAGCTCACCTGCACCCTGCAGATGGACGCGGGCGACACCGAGCTGGCGGGGGACCTGATGCCGGTGCTGGAGCGCAAGGCCGGCCGGATCCTGGCCAACGGCTTCCCCACCGGGGTCGAGGTCTGCGATGCGATGATGCATGGCGGGCCATACCCGGCGGCCACCTCGCACACCACCTCGGTGGGCACGCTGGCGATCCGCCGCTTCCTGCGGCCGGTGAGCTATCAGAACATCCCCGAGGGCCTGCTTCCCGCCGACCTCCAGGGCTCCGCGGAATGA